From the genome of Fusobacterium varium, one region includes:
- the pykF_2 gene encoding Pyruvate kinase I has product MKKTKIVCTIGPKTESVETLKELLRTGMNMMRLNFSHGDHEEHGKRIQNFRQAKAETGIRAALLLDNKGPEIRTIKLEGGKDAVIVAGQDFTITTDKTVVGNNKIVAVTYEGLTKDLKAGDTVLIDDGLLEFTVKEVVGNEVRCTAVNNGELGENKGVNLPNVAVNLPALSEKDVKDMIFGCQQGIDYVAASFIRKADDVREVRRVLDENGGKDVQIISKIENQEGVDNFEEILELSDGIMVARGDLGVEIPVEDVPVAQKMMIDRCNAVGKVVITATQMLDSMIKNPRPTRAEVNDVANAILDGTDCVMLSGESAKGKYPIEAVSVMARIAEKMDPLVTPRNKCKNEEVTITSAVAKGTAEVSEALGAKVIVVGTESGRAARDIRRYFPTATILAITNNERTANQLMLSRGVIPYVDGNSETLDSFFNLAERVTVELGLVKRGDIIVAICGESVFKRGTTNSVKVIEIK; this is encoded by the coding sequence TTGAAAAAGACAAAAATTGTTTGTACAATTGGACCAAAAACTGAATCAGTAGAAACTTTAAAAGAATTATTGAGAACTGGAATGAATATGATGAGATTAAATTTTTCTCATGGAGATCATGAAGAACATGGAAAAAGAATTCAAAACTTTAGACAAGCAAAAGCAGAAACTGGAATCAGAGCAGCTTTATTATTAGATAACAAAGGGCCAGAAATTAGAACAATTAAACTTGAAGGTGGAAAAGATGCTGTAATAGTTGCAGGACAGGATTTTACTATCACTACTGATAAAACTGTAGTAGGAAACAATAAAATAGTTGCTGTAACTTATGAAGGACTTACAAAAGACCTTAAAGCTGGAGATACTGTACTTATTGATGATGGACTTCTTGAGTTTACTGTTAAAGAAGTAGTAGGAAATGAGGTAAGATGTACTGCTGTAAATAATGGAGAATTAGGAGAAAATAAAGGTGTAAACCTTCCAAATGTTGCAGTTAATTTACCAGCATTATCTGAAAAAGATGTAAAAGATATGATATTTGGGTGCCAGCAAGGAATTGACTATGTTGCAGCTTCATTTATCAGAAAAGCTGATGATGTAAGAGAAGTAAGAAGAGTACTTGATGAGAATGGAGGAAAAGACGTTCAAATCATTTCTAAAATAGAGAATCAAGAAGGAGTAGATAACTTTGAAGAAATTCTTGAACTATCTGATGGTATCATGGTAGCAAGAGGAGATCTTGGAGTAGAAATTCCTGTAGAAGATGTACCAGTAGCACAAAAAATGATGATAGATAGATGTAATGCAGTAGGAAAAGTAGTTATAACAGCTACACAAATGTTGGATTCTATGATTAAAAATCCAAGACCTACAAGAGCAGAAGTAAATGACGTTGCTAATGCAATTCTTGATGGGACAGATTGTGTAATGCTTTCTGGAGAATCAGCAAAAGGAAAATATCCAATAGAAGCAGTTTCGGTTATGGCTAGAATAGCTGAAAAAATGGATCCATTAGTAACTCCAAGAAACAAATGTAAAAATGAAGAAGTAACAATAACTTCAGCTGTTGCAAAAGGAACTGCAGAAGTAAGTGAAGCTTTAGGAGCAAAAGTTATAGTAGTAGGAACTGAATCAGGAAGAGCTGCAAGAGATATCAGAAGATATTTTCCAACAGCAACTATACTTGCAATCACTAATAATGAAAGGACAGCAAATCAATTAATGTTGTCTAGAGGAGTTATTCCATATGTAGATGGAAATTCAGAAACTCTTGATTCATTCTTTAATTTAGCTGAAAGAGTTACAGTTGAATTAGGATTAGTAAAAAGAGGAGATATAATTGTTGCAATTTGTGGAGAAAGTGTATTCAAAAGAGGAACAACTAACTCTGTAAAAGTAATTGAAATAAAATAA
- the eno gene encoding Enolase, producing MTRIVDVVAREILDSRGNPTVEVDVILECGAKGRAAVPSGASTGAYEAVELRDNDKSRYLGKGVLTAVNNVNTEIKEAILGMDALDQVGIDTAMIELDGTPNKGRLGANAILGVSLAVAKAAAEALGMPLYKYLGGVNTKELPLPMMNILNGGSHADSAVDVQEFMIQPVGAKSFKEAMRMGCEIFHNLGKLLKANGDSTNVGNEGGYAPAKINGTEGALDLMIEAIKKSGYEPGKDITFAIDAASSEFCKEVAPGKFEYHFKREGGVTRTSEEMVEWYTKLVNKYPIKSIEDGLGEDDWDGWAKLTAAIGDRVQIVGDDLFVTNTERLKKGIELKSANSILIKLNQIGSLTETLDAIEMAKRAGMTAVVSHRSGETEDATIADIAVATNAGQIKTGSTSRTDRMAKYNQLLRIEDELGATAQYKGLDVFYNLSK from the coding sequence ATGACAAGAATAGTAGATGTAGTAGCAAGAGAAATACTTGATTCAAGAGGAAATCCTACAGTAGAAGTAGATGTAATACTAGAATGTGGAGCAAAAGGAAGAGCAGCAGTTCCATCAGGAGCTTCAACAGGAGCTTATGAAGCTGTTGAATTAAGAGATAATGATAAATCAAGATACTTAGGAAAAGGTGTTCTTACAGCTGTAAATAATGTAAACACTGAAATTAAAGAAGCTATCTTAGGAATGGATGCATTAGATCAAGTAGGAATAGATACTGCTATGATTGAATTAGATGGTACTCCAAATAAAGGAAGATTAGGAGCAAATGCTATATTAGGTGTATCTTTAGCAGTAGCTAAAGCAGCAGCAGAAGCATTAGGAATGCCTTTGTACAAATATTTAGGAGGAGTAAATACTAAAGAATTACCTCTTCCAATGATGAATATCCTTAATGGAGGATCTCATGCTGACTCAGCTGTAGATGTACAAGAATTTATGATCCAACCAGTTGGAGCAAAAAGTTTCAAAGAAGCTATGAGAATGGGATGTGAAATATTCCATAATTTAGGAAAACTTCTTAAAGCTAATGGAGATTCTACAAATGTAGGAAATGAAGGAGGATATGCTCCTGCTAAAATAAATGGAACTGAAGGAGCTTTGGATCTTATGATCGAAGCTATTAAAAAATCTGGATATGAGCCAGGAAAAGATATTACATTTGCAATAGATGCTGCATCAAGTGAATTCTGTAAGGAAGTAGCACCAGGAAAATTTGAATATCACTTCAAAAGAGAAGGTGGAGTTACTAGAACTTCTGAAGAAATGGTAGAATGGTACACAAAATTAGTAAATAAATATCCAATCAAATCTATAGAAGATGGATTAGGAGAAGATGACTGGGACGGTTGGGCAAAATTAACTGCTGCAATTGGAGATAGAGTACAAATAGTTGGAGATGACTTATTTGTAACTAATACTGAAAGACTTAAAAAAGGAATAGAATTAAAATCTGCTAACTCTATTCTTATCAAATTAAATCAAATAGGATCATTAACTGAAACTCTAGATGCTATTGAAATGGCAAAAAGAGCTGGAATGACTGCAGTTGTTTCTCATAGATCTGGAGAAACTGAAGATGCTACAATAGCTGATATAGCTGTTGCAACAAATGCAGGACAAATCAAAACTGGTTCAACTTCTAGAACTGACAGAATGGCTAAATATAACCAGTTACTAAGAATAGAAGATGAGTTAGGAGCTACAGCTCAATATAAAGGACTTGACGTTTTTTATAACCTTTCAAAATAA
- the podJ gene encoding Polar organelle development protein has protein sequence MKGKNKINVIIYVIILLFSLGNLVFAEDSTEEQVKQGNSYYENGKYDLAEKYWKMAADKGNVDALYALGILYEDADKLDLAEAYYKLAADKGDADAQYNLGVLYDDQKKYDLAEAYYKKAAAQGDVDAQYNLGCLYDTQKNFTEAEKYYKLAADQGDKGAQYNLGCLYDTQKKFALAEQFYRLAANQGDIDAQYNIGILYKNQKKFVLAEKYWKMAADQGDLEAQNNLGILYEEQKKYDLAEIYYKKAADGGLKDAQYNLGLFYSDRGKKDLSKKYSELAENNK, from the coding sequence ATGAAAGGAAAGAATAAAATTAATGTGATTATTTATGTTATTATTTTATTATTTAGTTTAGGAAATCTAGTATTTGCAGAAGATAGTACTGAAGAGCAGGTAAAACAGGGAAACTCATATTATGAAAATGGAAAATATGATTTGGCAGAAAAATATTGGAAAATGGCAGCTGATAAAGGAAATGTAGATGCATTGTATGCTTTGGGAATATTATATGAAGATGCAGATAAACTTGATTTAGCAGAAGCATATTACAAGTTGGCAGCTGATAAAGGTGATGCAGATGCTCAGTATAATCTTGGAGTCTTATATGATGATCAAAAAAAATATGATTTAGCAGAAGCATATTACAAAAAAGCAGCAGCTCAAGGTGATGTAGATGCTCAATATAATTTAGGGTGTTTGTATGATACACAAAAGAATTTTACAGAAGCAGAAAAGTATTATAAACTAGCAGCAGATCAGGGGGATAAAGGTGCTCAATATAATTTGGGATGCCTATATGATACACAAAAGAAATTTGCATTAGCAGAACAATTCTATAGATTAGCAGCTAATCAGGGTGATATAGATGCTCAATACAATATAGGAATTTTATATAAAAATCAAAAAAAATTCGTTCTAGCAGAAAAATATTGGAAAATGGCAGCAGATCAAGGTGATTTAGAAGCTCAAAATAATTTGGGAATATTGTATGAAGAACAGAAAAAATATGATTTAGCAGAAATATATTATAAAAAAGCAGCAGATGGAGGGCTTAAAGATGCTCAATATAATTTAGGTCTATTCTATTCAGATCGTGGGAAAAAAGATCTTTCTAAAAAATATAGCGAATTGGCAGAAAACAATAAATAG